A genome region from Hoplias malabaricus isolate fHopMal1 chromosome 8, fHopMal1.hap1, whole genome shotgun sequence includes the following:
- the LOC136706151 gene encoding GTPase IMAP family member 9-like, which yields MASTGSAPWRLVLLGTTGVGKSATGNTILGENAFKSNSRASSVTFSCSEETRVISGQTVTVIDTPGLYDTNMSNEDIIKETVKGVRMAAPGPHAFLLVIAVERFTEEEKNTVRNFQQVFGEGMHKQMIVLFTRGDDLEYDNKTIETYIEEAGPELKQLISACGERYHLFNNRERTDNTQVKDLFNKIYNMLSLNNHTYYNYELFTLEMEDRKIAALKVKLREKQENSSPCTIL from the exons ATGGCATCCACTG GCAGTGCACCATGGCGTTTAGTCCTACTGGGCACGACAGGGGTTGGTAAAAGTGCTAcaggtaacaccattctgggtGAGAATGCATTCAAGTCTAATTCCAGAGCCTCTTCTGTTACATTTTCTTGCTCAGAGGAAACAAGAGTAATCAGCGGTCAGACTGTAACAGTCATTGATACCCCAGGTCTGTATGACACAAACATGTCTAATGAAGATATAATAAAGGAGACTGTGAAAGGGGTTCGGATGGCTGCTCCTGGCCCACACGCCTTTCTTCTTGTTATTGCTGTGGAGCGTTTCACTGAAGAGGAGAAAAACACTGTGAGGAACTTTCAGCAGGTCTTTGGCGAGGGAATGCACAAGCAAATGATTGTGTTGTTCACTCGTGGAGATGATCTTGAGTATGACAACAAGACCATTGAAACCTACATTGAAGAAGCTGGACCTGAACTGAAACAGTTGATCTCTGCATGTGGAGAGAGATATCATCTGTTCAACAACAGGGAGAGGACTGACAACACTCAGGTGAAAGACCTCTTCAACAAGATTTACAACATGCTGAGTCTTAACAACCACACCTACTACAACTATGAGCTGTTTACACTGGAAATGGAGGATAGAAAAATAGCTGCACTGAAGGTGAAGCTGAgggaaaaacaggaaaacagcAGTCCATGTACAATACTGTAG
- the LOC136705872 gene encoding GTPase IMAP family member 8-like isoform X2: MQHVHYLLGQKATKHILIPVTGKDDLEDTTIETFIKENKDLSEFVHRNKIRFHAFNNRDTRDQRQVEELLQTIDDLYKVNNEEPYRAEDLCLHPVQKKVLHSSVGRSNTSFAGLERSTGTLLIESDGKRRC; encoded by the exons aTGCAGCATGTTCATTATCTCCTGGGGCAGAAGGCCACGAAACACATATTGATTCCCGTCACTGGAAAGGATGATCTGGAAGATACAACTATTGAAACTTTTATTAAGGAGAATAAAGACCTCAGTGAATTTGTGCACAGGAACAAGATCAGATTTCACGCATTCAATAACAGAGACACCAGGGATCAGAGACAAGTAGAAGAGCTGCTGCAGACGATTGACGACTTGTACAAGGTAAATAATGAAGAACCTTACAGAGCAGAAGACCTTTGTTTACATCCAGTCCAGAAGAAAG TGTTACACAGCAGTGTTGGCCGCTCTAACACCAGCTTTGCAGGCCTGGAGAGGAGCACTGGTACACTGCTCATTGAGAGTGATGG AAAGAGAAGATGCTAA
- the LOC136705872 gene encoding uncharacterized protein isoform X1 yields MQHVHYLLGQKATKHILIPVTGKDDLEDTTIETFIKENKDLSEFVHRNKIRFHAFNNRDTRDQRQVEELLQTIDDLYKVNNEEPYRAEDLCLHPVQKKVLHSSVGRSNTSFAGLERSTGTLLIESDGTRSSVATQSRSALSPATAPLVPLDSAFDPSFPPPAATVSLTRLDPASSPIVPVPCLTPDKSPIPAAAGTTRAENLLEQKLQLEINLLQNKHRLVDLKKDYYSLKLEKLKNCVLNRNTTYWVYSSI; encoded by the exons aTGCAGCATGTTCATTATCTCCTGGGGCAGAAGGCCACGAAACACATATTGATTCCCGTCACTGGAAAGGATGATCTGGAAGATACAACTATTGAAACTTTTATTAAGGAGAATAAAGACCTCAGTGAATTTGTGCACAGGAACAAGATCAGATTTCACGCATTCAATAACAGAGACACCAGGGATCAGAGACAAGTAGAAGAGCTGCTGCAGACGATTGACGACTTGTACAAGGTAAATAATGAAGAACCTTACAGAGCAGAAGACCTTTGTTTACATCCAGTCCAGAAGAAAG TGTTACACAGCAGTGTTGGCCGCTCTAACACCAGCTTTGCAGGCCTGGAGAGGAGCACTGGTACACTGCTCATTGAGAGTGATGG GACCAGGAGTTCAGTTGCAACTCAGAGCCGTTCTGCCCTTTCTCCTGCCACTGCTCCCCTTGTCCCTCTTGATTCTGCCTTTGACCCATCCTTTCCTCCTCCTGCTGCCACTGTCTCACTCACCCGCCTTGATCCTGCCTCTTCCCCCATTGTTCCTGTACCATGTTTAACCCCTGATAAAAGCCCCATTCCTGCAGCAGCTGGAACAACACGAGCAGAAAATCTGTTGGAGCAGAAATTACAACTTGAAATTAATTTGCTCCAAAACAAGCACAGGCTCGTGGACTTGAAGAAGGATTACTATTCTCTTAAACTAGAGAAGCTAAAAAACTGTGTACTGAATAGAAACACTACATACTGGGTGTACAGTAGTATTTaa